The following coding sequences are from one Haliotis asinina isolate JCU_RB_2024 chromosome 3, JCU_Hal_asi_v2, whole genome shotgun sequence window:
- the LOC137278742 gene encoding uncharacterized protein, which translates to MDAYVEGLTPGEAQDIKDAFHLFDKNGDKKICKDELGAVLRALGQNPTKKNIDMYMELADTDASGYLSYDEFVKLVEKDIISPQEVEVQLRQAFLVFDKDKNELLDKRELFEVLTRMGEVLTVSEAEQILHLADRNGDGKLDVTEFTQFLCERI; encoded by the exons ATGGAC GCGTATGTCGAAGGGCTTACTCCTGGTGAGGCACAAG ATATTAAGGATGCCTTCCACCTGTTTGATAAGAATGGAGACAAGAAGATTTGCAAAGACGAGTTGGGAGCAGTCCTCCGTGCTCTCGGTCAAAACCCCACAAAGAAAAATATTGACATGTATATGGAGCTAGCAGACACAGACG CTTCCGGCTATCTCAGCTACGACGAGTTCGTCAAGTTGGTGGAGAAAGACATCATTTCGCCTCAGGAGGTGGAGGTGCAGCTCAGACAGGCGTTCCTGGTATTCGACAAGGATAAGAATGAACTGCTGGATAAAAGA GAGCTATTCGAAGTCCTCACGAGGATGGGCGAGGTACTCAcggtgtcggaagcagagcaaATATTACATCTGGCAGATCGAAACGGAGACGGCAAACTAGACGTGACAG AATTCACGCAGTTTCTGTGCGAGCGGATCTAA
- the LOC137278743 gene encoding P-selectin-like, producing the protein MVSLIRLLLFLCRVVLWMGTLGHQVIGSVQFAKMKVNNYHQCYRLCVVTSRCHAPEYDAQSQFCSLYLEPKEDNNTMISDSLTKGYTADKCGVRPCSVRPCSEGQVCVHLEAGESYLCVSVADCGRPRRLDTLTAPDTSGTFLGAVVVYACRMGYNTTGGSGLIVCQNTGQWSTPTLQCTAVDCGMPLALPNQSLGQVTSTNFNSSVIYTCSVGYTLSTGTGESVCQDTAVWSTPTQICQIVDCKTPAARSNATHDLIVSTTFNTTVTFTCDDGFRNHGDDDSITCQENGQWSSTSLDCRVIPNWITTKRLSAGPTTLTCTDRMSAAGSLESVSCEEDEMLTDCSAKTASSGKNNGVKVVLINDKLACQVDSTSTTGASPLHAQARCCRQGSLQCEYLTDGPSGSADRSSVRSECFHSFQVLGCSSYQENGRLDGTVIGSHYCSGVSGSLSFTGVYSFATCCQGPGLSCRVYTTSPEPVEGLMKMACPAGSVLTGCAGYNGWNHQRGSYIADDGGTPTCYVLSTDERTKVRCVCCS; encoded by the exons ATGGTGTCGTTGATCAGACTGTTGTTATTCTTGTGTCGGGTAGTTCTTTGGATGGGAACGTTGGGGCACCAAGTCATTGGTAGTGTCCAATTTGCAAAGATGAAGGTCAACAATTACCACCAGTGCTACAGACTTTGTGTGGTCACCAGTAGGTGTCATGCCCCAGAGTATGATGCTCAGAGTCAGTTTTGCAGCCTGTATTTGGAGCCAAAAGAGGACAACAACACCATGATCTCTGACAGTCTAACCAAGGGATACACTGCAGATAAG TGTGGTGTTCGCCCGTGCAGTGTTCGCCCCTGCAGTGAAGGTCAGGTCTGTGTCCACCTGGAGGCCGGGGAGAGCTACCTGTGTGTGTCAG TGGCAGACTGCGGCCGACCCCGGCGTCTAGATACTTTGACAGCGCCAGATACAAGTGGAACATTCTTGGGGGCTGTAgttgtgtatgcatgtaggaTGGGCTACAACACGACCGGGGGCAGCGGACTCATCGTGTGTCAGAACACTGGACAGTGGTCAACTCCAACATTGCAGTGTACAG CTGTGGACTGTGGAATGCCACTGGCTCTACCGAATCAGTCCCTTGGTCAGGTGACAAGCACCAACTTCAACAGCAGCGTCATCTACACCTGCAGCGTCGGCTATACCTTATCAACGGGAACTGGTGAAAGCGTCTGTCAAGATACAGCAGTCTGGTCGACCCCCACCCAAATTTGTCAGA TCGTGGACTGCAAGACTCCCGCTGCCAGGAGCAATGCAACACATGACCTCATTGTATCAACAACGTTCAACACGACGGTGACATTCACGTGTGATGATGGGTTCAGAAACCACGGCGACGATGACTCCATAACCTGTCAGGAGAATGGGCAGTGGTCATCGACGTCGCTGGACTGTCGAG TCATCCCCAACTGGATCACGACGAAGAGGTTGTCCGCTGGGCCGACGACGTTGACGTGTACAGACAGAATGTCCGCGGCTGGCAGTCTTGAGTCGGTATCCTGTGAGGAAGATGAGATGCTGACAGACTGCTCGGCTAAAACTGCG TCAAGCGGTAAAAACAATGGAGTCAAAGTTGTATTGATTAACGACAAGCTTGCCTGCCAAGTCGACTCAACGTCAACAA CTGGAGCCTCCCCTCTACATGCCCAGGCTAGATGCTGTAGACAGGGAAGCCTTCAGTGCGAGTACCTCACAGATGGGCCTTCCGGAAGCGCGGACAGGAGTTCCGTCAGAAGCGAATGTTTTCATTCCTTCCAGGTTTTAG GTTGCAGCTCTTACCAAGAAAACGGTCGTTTGGACGGAACTGTGATAGGCAGTCACTACTGTTCAGGCGTCTCGGGATCTCTGTCATTCACAG GAGTATATTCTTTCGCCACCTGCTGCCAGGGTCCGGGTCTCTCCTGTCGCGTGTACACGACAAGTCCTGAACCTGTTGAAGGACTGATGAAGATGGCGTGTCCAGCTGGCTCCGTACTCACTGGGTGTGCAGGATACAATGGATGGAATCACCAGCGAGGATCCTATATAGCTG